AATGAGTGATGTAATAGATAAAATAAAAAAGTTAGCAATTGATGAGAGAGAAAAAGCGAATAAATTAAAAGCTGATATTTTACTTCTTTCTGAAGAAATTAGAAGAGGAAAAATTGATTTAACATTTGAAGAAGTTAAAGGAACTGTAGGGGAACATATAGCTTGTGCAATAGATGGTGGTAAACTTGAAGTGGATTTAGGTGATTCATATCTTATTATTGCAAAAGCAGTATCTGTAATAGGAAAATATGGGGAAACTAAGGAGATACCTCCGACTATAGTTAGAGATTTTAAGATAGTTAGTGATTATTATGGAGAGGATGAAGTTAAGAAACGGTCTATAATTCTTATGCTTACATTGGAGACCAATTTACTCAGTCAAGCTAATTGTGATAAAATCTTCATTGATGGACCTTTAATTGATCCACCAGTATATGATGAGGAATTGGAGGAATATTTTCTAGTTAGAAGTAATGTGATTAAAAGGAAAGAACCAATAGGAATAGTGAAAAGGTTCAGTCATAGACTTTTGATAAACTACTTGAACGATATGGGTTACGATTTTTCAAATATTAGAGAAAGCTATCTAGTAACCATACTTTTCTCAGAATTAAGGAAAAGCTTAAAGAGTAAACAAGCAGTTGCACTTGGATGGATTAATTGGGATGAAATATTTAAGAAAAAAAGTAATATATTTAAAGATCTTGAAGGGTTGAGTAGGGCGTATTTAAAAATAGGTCTGAAAATCTATTCATCTTATTTCCAATTAAGTCCAACTTCTCCAGTGGTAAGGATAGATACTTTGTTACCAAGTGGATTAGACTTCATAAAGATATGGGGTATTGAAGGAGAAAAAGAGGTTACAATATTAAATAAAATTGCAGATAGCCTTGCTAAGGTAAGGAGTGAAGAGGCTAATAGTTATGTTTCACTATTTCGAATGCTCAGAGGGAATGATGATTTCTTTTCGTATTTATCTAAGTTTTAACTTCTTTTTTCTTTTTAACAATCTTTATTAGATCGATCACATCCTTCTTAGCTTCTTCCAATTCCTTCAGTATTTTTATATATTTTTCTAATCTTTCTAACGCATCTCTTCCTTTTTCTGTTAACGAGTATGTTACTCTTTTCTCACTTTGAATTTTCTTTATATAGCCCTCTTTTTCAAGTAGTTCTAAGTATTTAGTTAATTCGAGAAGATTAACACCAGCATTATACATAATTCTTGTTTTAGTGGAATTATTATTACATGCACCTAAAATTGAGTATATTATCTCGAGAGAAGTTCTCTTTAGTCTTTTGCTCATTATAATATTTCTATTCCTTAAAATATTTAAATGTTACGTGGTAAAAATAGTTACAGCTAACTCTTAGTTTCTTAAAAAAATTCAAAACAATATGCTCTATGATTTAAGAAGGATTGATCACAAATTCGTTGAATTATTGTTAGAAGAATATTTCTCTGATAATAACAACGTTGTAAATGATTTTTATATAGTGAAAATAGCCGAAGATAATGAAAGAAAAGTATATAGATTCAAAGTTTGGTTATTTAGACCAACCGATACTAGAGTTGACGGATTTACTGGTTATGTTTATTTTTATAAGAATAAAGTTGTAATAAAATTACCTGTCGTTAAGGAGATCAAATTAGAAAATGAATTCTTAGAGAGAATAATTAATCTTTTTGAACAGATTTATCTAAGACTTGGTAGACAAGAAATTCTTTAACCATTGAAGTATTTTATCATCATTATTATCTTCCATAAACTTCATGTAGTTTGTAATAAAATCATTCAAATAAGAGTATTTATTCAGATATTCCTTTAACGCTCTTATAGCTGTAGCTTTATTAATCTTATATTCCTTTTTCTCTCTTTCAAAATCTAAAACTGTCCTGTCCTCATAAAATATAATTCTACCTATCAGACTATCATCATTTAATATATCATATTCAACCCCATATATAGTCTCTACAACGTAACTACCGTCGTCAAATACCTTTATAGGTTTCTCTTTAAAGTAACTTCCTTTAATAACACTTATCCCCAGTACTCTTAAATATCTTCTAGTTAATTCAAGTATTTCATTCTCACTGCATTTACTATCTTTTTTATGCGATATTAAGTGCTTAATATCATCTTCAAAGACTTTTCTTCCACGTATTAATCCGCTGTTAAATAATATGTCAAGAATTTCCAATACGTCTTTTTCACATTCCATAACGAATTCTTTGATAGGAAGTTTTTAAAGTATTATCTCCTCTTTCATATCATTATTGATAATCCTTTCTGCTAACGTCCTTATCTCTGGAACTATAGGCAAATCTTCTATTTCACCATGAAATTGAAAAACTGAATCATAAAATTTTACTATAACTCCTTTAGGAAAACCTAACTCTTTCATAAGCTTTTTTGTACTTTCAATATATCTTTCTTTTTCCTCTATAGCCATATTTATTATTCCAGCTAACGGTTTCCAGTCTAGGGGTGCTTCAGCACTAATTCTTCTTAGATAAATTATAGAATCCTTTATAGAAAACGGTAAAATATCTGAAATAAGTACAACATACGCTTTCTCATCAGGAAAAACTTGTTTAAAAGCCATGGTCTCGTATTTTATAGGATTAGTATCCCATGTTAGAAATACTGGATTATCTAAAACCATATAATCAAAGTTTTCTCTTCTTAAAAAATTCTCGTAAAAATTATAAAATTCTTGAATTTTTGTGAATTCTGTAAAAGCTTTATAAAAGTTAATACCACTAGAAAACATCTTCACAATCTTTAAGCTTCCATCTTTAATTTTAATTTCTTTGTAAAAATTTTTGGGTTCCTTTTCAAAAGCTATTTGAACCAGTAAACCATCTTCATCGATTTTGGCTAATTGTGAGGTCCAATTCATCATATCTCTATCAATAAAAAGTACTTTCTTTCCCTTTTCTGCTAAAGCCTTAGCTAACATTAAAGACAACGTTGACTTTCCAACGCCACCTTTATACGCATGAAAAGCAATTCTCATTGGTTACACATATGAGTATATTATTATTTATATCTTTTATCTCGCTAGTTAATCGTTATATCTCGTTAGTGCATTCATTAATAAGAAGTTAATTCTATATTTAGAAATAAAATAGAACAAACGGAAAATCAAAAAGCTTTTCTTTTCGTAGTCAATATTATATATATGAGAGGAAAAGTCTCAGATTATATGAATACAGCTGTTGTGACTGTATCCTTAAATTCTACAATGGAAGAGATATTAAGTGTATTATCTAGAGAAAGTAGTGGAAGAGTCATAGTGCTTGATAATGAAAAACCTATTAGTATAATTACTACTAGAAGTATTATTGCGGCTTTTTCTGAATACAGTTTGGATCTATTTAGCTTAAAAGCAAAGGATCTAATGTCAGAGGACTTAATAAGTGTGACACCAGATACTCCAGTAATTGATGCTATTAAAATCATGATAAATAATAATATAGGTGGATTACCAGTAGTGGAGAATCAAGTGATTAGGGGATTGTTTACAGAAAGAGAAGTAATAAATGTAATAGCTAATCTTAAGTTCTCTGGTATAGTAGACTCAATAATGAGTACCAAGATAGAAACTATTCCACAAAATTCTACGATTTTAGAAGCAGCTAAAATTATGGCCATGAGGGGTATTAGAAGATTACCAATAGTAAACGAGTATAGAATGGTTGGAATAATAACTGCTGCAGACATTGTAAAGTATCTTGAAAAACATAGAAATATAGGTAATGTACTAGACGCAGGAACAAAAAATCCTTGGACAATTAATAGATATACAAGTATAATTGACGCAGCTAAAATTATGAAAGAGAAAAAGATAGGTACTTTACCCGTTGTTGATAATTCTAAATTAGTTGGTATTGTAACTGAGAGGGATTTAATGTACTCATTATTAACTGTAGAACTCAACAGCTAACATACTTACACCACCATAAGGCACTTCGTAACCTATAATTTCAGCTTTTTTTGGTTTAACTGCCCCTAATACTACAAATAGAGGTCTAAGCATTCCCTCTGGTGAAGCTATTTCCCATTCTTTTGTTCCTTCTAATTTAAAGAGTGAAGTGAAATCACCATCTTTTAATTTCTGAATTAATATTTGATCAAATTTAGTCTGTCTAGGTTTTGCATTTAAATACATTAATTCAAGCCTATGAGTGGGAGACCCAGTACCTATAATTAATACATTTCTGTCTCCTACAACTCTCCCGATGACTTCTCCAAGTTTATAGTGAATTTCTGCTGATAAGTCAGTTATTGAAATTGTAACGGCTTTTACACCTTCTGGATACATATACATTAACGGAATCCATGCTCCATGATCTAATCCCCATTTATTATCTTGCTTTATTGGTAATCCTTCTTTTTGTCCCTCCTCTACAATTTTATTTGCTAAATCGACATCATTATCAGCTGAATAACAGAATTTATATAACTCATCTGGAAAACCATAATAATCTTGAATACACTCAAGTTTTGGCTGAGTCTCTACTAGGAAAGTTCCGGACCAGCTGAAGAAGTGTGGGCTAATTATTATTACACTATCGAATTTTCCAAGTCTCTTCCCCCACTCTCTAAGTAAGTCTTTCCAAGGGTCGTTCTCTACCAGGATCATTGGAGAGCCGTGAGATACAAATATTCCTTTCATTAGGTTATATTCTACATTTTCTTCCATTTATAAATTAAGTTTCCGGTAGGAAATTTACCATAAGATTTCAGCTTCTATTTCAAGTCAATCTTTACAAAAAAATAAAAAAATTAATTTTTTTATTTATTAAATTTTTAAAAAAGTGTTAAGAGTATTTATTAACGTAAAATTATAAAAATCTCTGATTTCAATTTACTAGTGATGAAAGGAGAAAAGATGATTATACTTAGAGGGCTAATTCCGGTTTTTATAGCCTATATTATTTATAAAAGAGGAAAAAAAGCCTATGCTAATGAAATTAAAGCTGATATAGAGAAATTATTAAAGAAACCAGTACCACGGAGCCTAATTTATGGTACTTTACAAAGAATGGAAAGATATGGTATAATTGACAAATGTGAAGAAGGAAAGAAGAAAGCCTATAAATTAAATGATAAAGGAGTCATTTTTTTGATAAAGCACGTAGAAATTCTCAGATATTTGTCACCAGTTATAATTACAATTATAGAAGATATGGATAAAGAATTATCAGACAAAAGAAGTTAATTCTTTGAAGATATAAGCGCTAGGTCTTGCCTTCAAGTCGAGTGTGTAAATCCCGAACTTCATTTGATAGCCGAAATTCCATTCAAAATTATCAATTAAACTCCAGTATAGATAGGCTTCAACATTAACTTTACTTTCCTTTATAGCTTCCACATGCGATATTAAGAAACTTGGTCTAAGGAAATCTTTGGAATCAGCAATACCATTCTCAGTTACTATAATTGGTTTATCGAATTTTTTCACGCCTTGTAAGACATGCTTTAGCCCCTCTGGGTAAACTTCCCAGCCGTAATCGGAACAAGGATTATTATCTAATGAAAAAGAATTCGGTTTACAAAACATACCATAACCGTCAACTGGTTGTCCTTTCTCATTAACAACTATTCTTGTATAATAATTGACACCAATCCAATCAAAGCTTATGCCTTTCAAAGTTGTGAAAAGCTCTTCTTTAGCTTTCTCGTTACCCTGAATATACGGAAAATTGAAAATGATTCCTACTTTCTCTCCGTGAAATAGGTTATAAACCTCTCGATGTGCAGTTAAGACATTTTTCAAGGCTTTTTCATATGCTCTTCTGCTCGTTATCCCAGGTGGGAAAATCCCAGATAAATAACCAAAAAGTATCATTATATTAGGTTCGTTAAAGGTACACCAAAGATCTACGTATTCGGAAAAATTATCTTTCACAAAAGACGAAAAAGATATAAAGTGATTAATCGTATCTTCTGAATACCAACCTAAAGGTCCTTCAGTTAAGAGAGAATCTCTAGCAATAATTGGATCGTGAACCCACTTAGGAAGATCGAAATGATTAAGACATAATATAACCTTAAATCCTCTATCTTTCAAGTCTTTGAGTAATTTTCTATATCCAGTTACAGCTTCTACAGAGATTTTATCTCTTTCCTTAAATATCCTTCCCCAACTTAAGTTCAGTCTCCAGAATGATGCGTTAAGCCTAGAAGCTATATCGTGAATTTGAGAAAACTTAGAGAGATAGAAATTCTTACCTGGTAATTCTCCTATTACTCGCTTACTTGTTATGTTAATCTCATCTGTTAACCACAAATACCAATCTGAATTCTCATTCAGTTCCTCGTACTGGAATGCTGAAATCGAGAAACCTAATTTCATTTTTCACTCACTATCCTCTCTAAAGCATGAATAGTACCGCTCTTAAAATGTTCTTCAGTCCATTTTTCTCTAAATCTAAATATTAAGGAAAGTTCTACATTCCAACTAGAGCATATTTTCTTATCTTTTATTTCGATTTCATGCTTTCCTTTCACTGGACCAGATAAGTAACTTATTGTCATTCTTCTTGAATTATCATTAACTTCGATCCTAACTTTTCCTTTTGCTGGAAAAGCGAATCTTACTTCTCCTTCATAAATATTCTTACTAACTTCCCTTATATTCAATTCTCTTGTTCCTTTCCAATAGTTAGGGATCTTATACGGATCTCTAATAATTTCCCATATCTTATCTTCATCTTCAACATCTTTACATATAGTAAATCTAATCATTTTTTATAAACACCAAACCATATTGATATTCACTAGGTTTAAACTTATTTACAAGCTTAAAATCCTTAAAATATTCTATATATTCCTCTTCACTCATCCTTACCCGTTCTGGGGGACCAAAGGAAGTTCTCTTTTTCTCCCAATCGATTACTATTACCCTTCCACCTTTTTTCAATATTCTTTTTACCTCATTAACTACTTCAACCTTATTCTCCATATCATGGAAGGAATTTGCGAACAAAACCACGTCTACGCTGTTAGAGGGTATCGAAGTTTTTGAAGCATTTTCACATAAAAATATTGCTGATGGTGCTCTCTTTTTAGCTTCTTCTAGTGCTGGGCAAAAAGCATCTACACAATAAAGTTTAGATGCATAATCCTTAAGATATTTACAGTAAAAACCGGTACCGCAACCAAGTTCAGCAATTACTTCTCCACCCTTTAATATGGAATTCAAAAATGTTTCTGGATTTTCAAAGCTCTTTCTAAAATCATCCGTGAATCCGTGACCATGCATGTATATACTTTTACTCAGAGAGTTATATCATAGACTGTTTATCTTTTCTTCCAAAATCTTTTTCATTAATCTTGCATTTTCAAGCATCCAATGATCATTATTAAAGAAGACATAAATTTCCTTAGGTTTTAAACTTATTATTCTATTCGACAACTCCACAAGCTCTTTCTCTGAATACTCATAAATATACCATTCTTCCCTACCATGAAGCCTTAAATACACTACACCAGAGTTGTTTACTATATAAGTTCCTATTGGAGAATCTATAGAAACTATAGTAGCTTTTGTTAGACTAGGTAAGTTTTCATACCACTTCGTGTCTCTAAATTCTATTGCCATCTTCTCTCCAACAATCTTTTCAAACTCTAACACCCTCTTTAAGTTCTCTTCATTATACTTAAAGGTTGGGGGCATTTGGAATAAGTAAAAACGAGGAGAAATTTTATCCATAAGTTTCCTAAACTTTTCCCAGCTTTCAATATCTTTTAGTCTTTTCACATGCGTTATGTATCTATTTACTTTTATACTCCAAACTATTTTGTACTTACTCCATCCTTTAATCTGATTTTCGAATGGAAAACGATAAAAACTCATATTGAGTTCAACTGCATTTAAACCAGAGTATTTTACATACCACTCTAAGTTTCCACCTTCATTCCAGTCATACATCCAACCA
The sequence above is drawn from the Sulfurisphaera tokodaii str. 7 genome and encodes:
- a CDS encoding class I SAM-dependent methyltransferase encodes the protein MHGHGFTDDFRKSFENPETFLNSILKGGEVIAELGCGTGFYCKYLKDYASKLYCVDAFCPALEEAKKRAPSAIFLCENASKTSIPSNSVDVVLFANSFHDMENKVEVVNEVKRILKKGGRVIVIDWEKKRTSFGPPERVRMSEEEYIEYFKDFKLVNKFKPSEYQYGLVFIKND
- a CDS encoding DUF4364 family protein is translated as MSKRLKRTSLEIIYSILGACNNNSTKTRIMYNAGVNLLELTKYLELLEKEGYIKKIQSEKRVTYSLTEKGRDALERLEKYIKILKELEEAKKDVIDLIKIVKKKKEVKT
- a CDS encoding CBS domain-containing protein, encoding MRGKVSDYMNTAVVTVSLNSTMEEILSVLSRESSGRVIVLDNEKPISIITTRSIIAAFSEYSLDLFSLKAKDLMSEDLISVTPDTPVIDAIKIMINNNIGGLPVVENQVIRGLFTEREVINVIANLKFSGIVDSIMSTKIETIPQNSTILEAAKIMAMRGIRRLPIVNEYRMVGIITAADIVKYLEKHRNIGNVLDAGTKNPWTINRYTSIIDAAKIMKEKKIGTLPVVDNSKLVGIVTERDLMYSLLTVELNS
- a CDS encoding DODA-type extradiol aromatic ring-opening family dioxygenase; protein product: MEENVEYNLMKGIFVSHGSPMILVENDPWKDLLREWGKRLGKFDSVIIISPHFFSWSGTFLVETQPKLECIQDYYGFPDELYKFCYSADNDVDLANKIVEEGQKEGLPIKQDNKWGLDHGAWIPLMYMYPEGVKAVTISITDLSAEIHYKLGEVIGRVVGDRNVLIIGTGSPTHRLELMYLNAKPRQTKFDQILIQKLKDGDFTSLFKLEGTKEWEIASPEGMLRPLFVVLGAVKPKKAEIIGYEVPYGGVSMLAVEFYS
- a CDS encoding AAA family ATPase, with translation MRIAFHAYKGGVGKSTLSLMLAKALAEKGKKVLFIDRDMMNWTSQLAKIDEDGLLVQIAFEKEPKNFYKEIKIKDGSLKIVKMFSSGINFYKAFTEFTKIQEFYNFYENFLRRENFDYMVLDNPVFLTWDTNPIKYETMAFKQVFPDEKAYVVLISDILPFSIKDSIIYLRRISAEAPLDWKPLAGIINMAIEEKERYIESTKKLMKELGFPKGVIVKFYDSVFQFHGEIEDLPIVPEIRTLAERIINNDMKEEIIL
- a CDS encoding family 1 glycosylhydrolase, with the protein product MKLGFSISAFQYEELNENSDWYLWLTDEINITSKRVIGELPGKNFYLSKFSQIHDIASRLNASFWRLNLSWGRIFKERDKISVEAVTGYRKLLKDLKDRGFKVILCLNHFDLPKWVHDPIIARDSLLTEGPLGWYSEDTINHFISFSSFVKDNFSEYVDLWCTFNEPNIMILFGYLSGIFPPGITSRRAYEKALKNVLTAHREVYNLFHGEKVGIIFNFPYIQGNEKAKEELFTTLKGISFDWIGVNYYTRIVVNEKGQPVDGYGMFCKPNSFSLDNNPCSDYGWEVYPEGLKHVLQGVKKFDKPIIVTENGIADSKDFLRPSFLISHVEAIKESKVNVEAYLYWSLIDNFEWNFGYQMKFGIYTLDLKARPSAYIFKELTSFV
- a CDS encoding DNA double-strand break repair nuclease NurA, whose product is MSDVIDKIKKLAIDEREKANKLKADILLLSEEIRRGKIDLTFEEVKGTVGEHIACAIDGGKLEVDLGDSYLIIAKAVSVIGKYGETKEIPPTIVRDFKIVSDYYGEDEVKKRSIILMLTLETNLLSQANCDKIFIDGPLIDPPVYDEELEEYFLVRSNVIKRKEPIGIVKRFSHRLLINYLNDMGYDFSNIRESYLVTILFSELRKSLKSKQAVALGWINWDEIFKKKSNIFKDLEGLSRAYLKIGLKIYSSYFQLSPTSPVVRIDTLLPSGLDFIKIWGIEGEKEVTILNKIADSLAKVRSEEANSYVSLFRMLRGNDDFFSYLSKF
- a CDS encoding helix-turn-helix transcriptional regulator, which codes for MKGEKMIILRGLIPVFIAYIIYKRGKKAYANEIKADIEKLLKKPVPRSLIYGTLQRMERYGIIDKCEEGKKKAYKLNDKGVIFLIKHVEILRYLSPVIITIIEDMDKELSDKRS
- a CDS encoding DUF72 domain-containing protein, whose product is MIFVGTSGWMYDWNEGGNLEWYVKYSGLNAVELNMSFYRFPFENQIKGWSKYKIVWSIKVNRYITHVKRLKDIESWEKFRKLMDKISPRFYLFQMPPTFKYNEENLKRVLEFEKIVGEKMAIEFRDTKWYENLPSLTKATIVSIDSPIGTYIVNNSGVVYLRLHGREEWYIYEYSEKELVELSNRIISLKPKEIYVFFNNDHWMLENARLMKKILEEKINSL